The region GAGTCACGCGCCAGTTTTATTATATTCCTGAAACCCTCTATGTTCGACCGTACCATCTCCCTGTCATCGCCGTATCGCGGATCCGTGATAGCGGCCTCGTGAAAAATGATATCATAATCCCCTGAGAGCTCCGGCCCTTTTGATATATCCCTGTTTTCGAATTTTCCCTTAAAGCCCCGCAGGTTCTCCGTCACGCCGGCGAAAAAATTATCAACGGCGGTGATATCAGAATCCGGGAATCTCTTCTGCAATTCAAGAGTGAGATTAGAACCGATAAAACCCGCCGCACCTGTTACAAGTATCTTCATGTCACAAATATACCAAAATGCCGCCGCCTCGTGCAATCATAAAATTGGCGGCAGGTTCCACCTTACCTATCCATGACATTGTGAAGTTAACCGCCTTCCGGTAAAATTCCTTGAATCCATTCAAAAAATCTTGTTGTCAGTTTTATAAGCTCTTTGGCCTCTTTCTCCAGAAAATCCCTGTCTTCATATTCAACAATATTCTTTTTCGCAAGAATCCTATTCAATAATCCCGATTGTTTACCCGCGCCATTTATCAAAATGCTATTTAATAATTCCACAGCATCTCTATGCTGACTGGAAACAGAACGCTTTCCAAAGATGAAAAACAACGACACTATCGCAAGCCGATATCGCGCAATGGACGCTATTTAAACCAACGGCATTCCAGCTTTCTGACTTTTCTGCCTGAACCATGCTTTGATAAAACTCTGAAGCTTTTTTCAAATAAATTTTATATTTATTTCTATCAACCCCTGTATGTTTTATTTTTTTCGCGGTCATGCATCCTCCAGTGGTTTCCCCGCAATGACAAAATTATTCTTAATTATTTCTCTGATCACCGGAACTTTCTTTGTTTTCTTGGACCTGAATTCATTAACAGTTTGAATATACGGAGAAAGGGCATTGCCGAATTCCTTGATTATCTCAGCGCCGGCAAGCCCTACTTTCTTCTCGACTATGTCTTTATCTCCTGATTTCTTCACAAGCAGAAAAATATCTATGTCACTTTTTGCTCTATCTTTCTTCTTTGCCACACTGCCAAAAACAACAGCGGAAATCAGTTTATGCGGCGCCAAATCTCCCAAATGCTTCAATAATATTTCCTTCAAGCGCAGATAGCACCCGTCTTCTTGTTCAAATAACGGACGAAGCGATTTTTTTACGAGATAATTTTCATCATTCAGTTTGTAAAGATGCCCTACCCCCACACTGCGAAACAAAAGCAGCCCTTCTTTATAAAGTTGCCTGAGCGCCTTATGGCATGTAGCCGGGCTCACCTCAATTTCTTTAGAAATTTGACGTCCCGTCCATTCCGCCCCAGTCTTTATGAAAAAACGGAGGATTTGCACTTTTGCCGTCTGATTCAAAATTTTATCCAGTGGTTTAAAAAATTTCATAATTACGCCTTTTCCTTAACCCAAACATATGTTTAGTTTTCTAAACATATGTTTACAAATATAAACACTACTGTCAAGGCATTGATCGCCGGCTATTTTCGCCTTTAAAATTCATCGCCGGTTCCGGTTTCATTTTCAGCAAGGCGTTGGGCTATTCTTATGAAAAGCCGCCCGAAGTCCAGCGGTTTTATAAAAATGTCATCAAGGTTCAGCGCTTTACCTATACGCATCCTCTGTATCACAGCGGGGTCCTCTCCTGAAACGATTATAATAGGAATATGGCTGATCTCTTTAAAGCTCTTGAGCACGGTGTAGGCCAGAGCCCCGCTTCCGGCGGGAAGATTAAGGTCCAGTAAAATCAGATCGGGGATCTTCTCTTTCGCCAGAGAGACAGCCTCATAACCCCCGAAAGCCGAAATCGTGCCATAGCCGGCGACCTCAAGGTTCTGTTTTATTATCTCGTTCATGGAAGTGTCGTCATCAACGATGAGGACACTCCTGCCCGCGCGGCTTTTTTTCTCCGCGAGATATGAGTTCACGCGTTCCAGGAATAATGGAATGTCCAGCGGTTTGACAAATATGTCCACGGCCGGAATATCCTTAACGCTCTGCATCCTCCGCACCCTGGCCGGGGATTCTCCCGATATGATGATTACCGGCAGGCTCTTCGTCGCCGTCATTGCCTGAAGAGCTGCATAAACCATCTCGCCGCTGCCGTCTGGGAGATTGATATCGAGGACCACAAGATCGAATCTGAAAGACCCCGCTTTGTCTATCGCCTCTTCAGCGCCGAAAGCTGACATTGTGCCGTAGCCGGCTGCCTCCAGGCAGTCCCTGACGATATCATTGGAATCCTTATC is a window of Candidatus Omnitrophota bacterium DNA encoding:
- a CDS encoding response regulator, which codes for MIKQKILIVDDDKDSNDIVRDCLEAAGYGTMSAFGAEEAIDKAGSFRFDLVVLDINLPDGSGEMVYAALQAMTATKSLPVIIISGESPARVRRMQSVKDIPAVDIFVKPLDIPLFLERVNSYLAEKKSRAGRSVLIVDDDTSMNEIIKQNLEVAGYGTISAFGGYEAVSLAKEKIPDLILLDLNLPAGSGALAYTVLKSFKEISHIPIIIVSGEDPAVIQRMRIGKALNLDDIFIKPLDFGRLFIRIAQRLAENETGTGDEF